The following are encoded together in the Diachasmimorpha longicaudata isolate KC_UGA_2023 chromosome 3, iyDiaLong2, whole genome shotgun sequence genome:
- the LOC135160005 gene encoding uncharacterized protein LOC135160005 — protein MAHFALQSHEDSQPTSPYIPSVQDARGKLQKFMAACPINDERFLDFKAMEKLEDYDPEITIDDERESPQITAFIDGIIANARAVTSEGNEFQCLLPTRIDQGSETCWKRIFVVDCGW, from the coding sequence CTCTCCAGAGCCACGAAGATTCCCAACCGACGTCACCTTACATTCCAAGTGTTCAGGATGCCCGTGGGAAGTTACAAAAGTTCATGGCAGCTTGTCCTATCAATGACGAGagatttttggattttaagGCCATGGAGAAACTTGAAGATTATGATCCGGAGATAACTATCGATGATGAACGTGAAAGTCCTCAGATTACAGCTTTCATTGATGGGATCATTGCTAATGCTCGAGCAGTGACTTCAGAGGGTAATGAATTTCAATGCTTATTACCTACCAGGATTGATCAAGGATCTGAGACGTGTTGGAAGAGAATTTTTGTTGTGGACTGCGGTTGGTAA